One genomic window of Thalassolituus hydrocarboniclasticus includes the following:
- the ybgC gene encoding tol-pal system-associated acyl-CoA thioesterase, which yields MAFTWPLRVYIEDTDAGGIVYYANYFRFLERARSEWLRALGYGQEQLRHQNVLFVVREVQAKYLSPARLDDELLVSVAVEHSRKASLVLSQKVWRKPAAESPEAVAAHEYLVEAQITIACISDTGRPQAVPADILKRMTAGAVYPSEHNDECQETL from the coding sequence ATGGCATTTACCTGGCCGCTGCGGGTGTATATCGAAGACACCGATGCCGGTGGCATTGTGTATTACGCCAATTATTTCCGCTTTCTGGAACGCGCGCGCAGCGAGTGGTTACGCGCACTGGGCTACGGTCAGGAACAATTACGTCATCAGAATGTGTTATTTGTGGTGCGTGAGGTACAGGCCAAATACCTGAGTCCGGCACGACTGGATGATGAACTTCTGGTGTCGGTGGCCGTCGAACACAGCCGCAAAGCCAGTCTGGTGCTGAGTCAGAAGGTCTGGCGCAAACCGGCAGCAGAAAGCCCGGAGGCAGTTGCTGCACATGAATATCTGGTAGAGGCGCAAATAACCATCGCCTGTATCAGCGATACCGGACGTCCGCAGGCGGTACCCGCGGACATTCTTAAACGGATGACGGCAGGGGCCGTTTATCCGTCCGAACATAATGATGAATGTCAGGAGACGTTGTGA
- the ruvB gene encoding Holliday junction branch migration DNA helicase RuvB, whose translation MIETDRFISPQPQPAEEHQDRAIRPKSLNEYIGQPHVREQMEIFIGAARARNEALDHTLVFGPPGLGKTTLANIIAEEMGVAIKSTSGPVLEKAGDLAALLTNLEEGDVLFIDEIHRLSPAVEEVLYPAMEDYQLDIMVGEGPAARSIKIDLPPFTLVGATTRAGLLTSPLRDRFGIVQRLEFYNIADLTHIVSRSGRLMQLEVDDSGAKEIARRARGTPRIANRLLRRVRDYAQVKGDGTVNHACADAALNMLNVDVQGFDHMDRRLLLTLLEKYDGGPVGVDSLAASIGEERDTIEDVLEPYLMQQGYITRTPRGRMATKLAYLHFGLDLPVRFNQDAQ comes from the coding sequence ATGATCGAAACTGACCGCTTTATCAGCCCTCAGCCGCAACCGGCCGAAGAACATCAGGACCGGGCTATCCGTCCCAAATCGCTGAACGAATACATCGGTCAGCCCCATGTGCGTGAGCAGATGGAAATTTTTATCGGCGCGGCACGGGCCCGTAACGAAGCGCTGGATCATACGCTGGTATTTGGTCCGCCGGGTCTGGGTAAAACCACGCTGGCGAATATTATTGCCGAAGAAATGGGCGTGGCGATTAAGTCGACCTCCGGCCCGGTGCTGGAAAAAGCCGGTGATCTGGCGGCATTGCTGACCAATCTCGAAGAAGGCGACGTTCTCTTTATTGATGAAATTCACCGTCTGAGTCCGGCGGTGGAAGAAGTGCTGTATCCGGCCATGGAAGATTATCAGCTGGATATTATGGTGGGCGAAGGACCGGCGGCGCGCTCGATTAAAATTGATCTGCCACCTTTTACCCTGGTCGGCGCCACCACCCGTGCGGGTCTGCTGACCTCGCCACTGCGTGATCGCTTCGGCATTGTGCAGCGGCTGGAGTTTTATAATATCGCCGATCTGACCCATATCGTGTCGCGCTCCGGGCGTCTGATGCAGCTGGAAGTGGATGACAGTGGCGCCAAAGAAATTGCCCGCCGTGCACGTGGCACGCCGCGTATTGCCAACCGTCTGCTGCGCCGTGTACGTGATTACGCTCAGGTGAAAGGCGATGGCACGGTTAACCATGCCTGTGCCGATGCGGCGCTGAATATGCTCAATGTCGATGTGCAGGGCTTCGATCATATGGACCGCCGCCTTCTGCTGACGCTGCTGGAAAAATACGACGGTGGCCCGGTGGGCGTTGACAGTCTGGCGGCTTCCATTGGTGAAGAACGTGACACCATTGAAGACGTGCTGGAGCCTTATTTAATGCAGCAGGGGTACATTACCCGTACACCGCGCGGACGTATGGCGACCAAACTGGCCTATCTGCATTTTGGTCTGGATTTGCCGGTTCGTTTTAATCAGGATGCGCAATAA
- the ruvA gene encoding Holliday junction branch migration protein RuvA has protein sequence MIGRLQGVILEKQAPELLLDVNGVGYEIQAPISTFAMLGKTGTEAVLYTHLAIREDAHQLYGFSDKSQRTLFRTLIKVSGVGPKLALAILSGMDVNAFAVCVHNEDVTALTKLPGVGKKTAERLIVEMRDRLTEWQAPAPLWAAADNAEKASQDNLLREAESALVALGYKPQDAAKMLNKVSAGVDSAEEMIRLALRSTLGSK, from the coding sequence ATGATCGGACGATTACAGGGCGTTATTCTTGAGAAGCAGGCTCCGGAGCTGCTTCTTGACGTCAACGGCGTGGGCTATGAGATTCAGGCGCCGATTTCCACCTTTGCCATGCTTGGCAAAACCGGCACCGAGGCGGTGCTGTATACCCACCTTGCCATCCGCGAAGATGCGCACCAGTTATATGGCTTCAGTGATAAGAGTCAGCGCACGCTGTTCCGTACCCTGATTAAAGTCAGCGGTGTCGGGCCTAAGCTGGCGCTGGCGATTTTATCCGGTATGGATGTCAACGCCTTTGCCGTCTGTGTGCATAACGAAGATGTCACAGCGCTGACCAAGCTTCCCGGTGTCGGCAAGAAAACCGCCGAACGTTTAATTGTTGAAATGCGCGATCGTCTGACCGAATGGCAGGCGCCGGCGCCATTGTGGGCGGCAGCGGATAATGCCGAAAAAGCCTCACAGGATAATCTGTTGCGCGAAGCGGAAAGTGCACTGGTCGCGCTGGGCTATAAGCCACAGGACGCGGCGAAAATGCTGAATAAAGTCAGTGCCGGTGTCGACAGCGCGGAAGAAATGATCCGCCTGGCACTGCGCAGCACTCTGGGTTCTAAATAA
- the ruvC gene encoding crossover junction endodeoxyribonuclease RuvC codes for MIILGIDPGSRITGFGVIRRTGQKIEYVVSGCIRTGEGELPGRLKKIYDGVSELISTYQPEQFAIEQVFMGKNADSALKLGQARGVAIVAAVQQGLPVAEYAPRTIKQAVVGKGGAAKEQVQHMVQYLLKLPGIPQADAADALAIAICHAHTSASLMAQAGVKGVTRGRMR; via the coding sequence ATGATTATTCTTGGTATTGACCCGGGATCACGCATTACCGGTTTTGGTGTGATCCGCCGTACGGGCCAGAAAATTGAATACGTCGTCAGTGGTTGTATCCGTACCGGCGAGGGCGAATTGCCCGGGCGGCTGAAGAAAATTTACGACGGCGTCAGTGAATTAATCAGTACCTACCAGCCAGAGCAATTTGCCATCGAGCAGGTGTTTATGGGCAAAAATGCCGACTCCGCATTAAAACTGGGTCAGGCCCGTGGGGTGGCCATTGTGGCGGCGGTACAGCAGGGCTTGCCGGTAGCAGAATATGCCCCGCGTACCATTAAACAGGCGGTTGTCGGTAAAGGTGGCGCGGCGAAAGAGCAGGTTCAGCATATGGTGCAGTACCTGTTAAAGCTGCCGGGCATCCCGCAGGCGGATGCCGCGGATGCGCTGGCCATTGCCATCTGCCATGCCCATACCAGCGCCAGTCTGATGGCTCAGGCCGGAGTGAAAGGTGTTACCCGCGGACGGATGCGTTAG